One Penicillium oxalicum strain HP7-1 chromosome III, whole genome shotgun sequence genomic region harbors:
- a CDS encoding Geranylgeranyl pyrophosphate synthase, translating into MSFSNQPQSSTPSQEASTDAANGSLNAFSEEPSALEMPTKPQHRRNRSSVDGTKYKDGTWSAKNEKILMGPYDYMHGHPGKDVRRQLIQAFNSWLQVPEESLAVIDKVVRMLHTASLLIDDVEDSSVLRRGIPVAHNIFGTAQTINSANYVYFLALQEVQQLRSPAAIDIYVKELLNLHRGQGMDLFWRDTLTCPTEDEYLEMVGNKTGGLFRLAVKLMQAESSTGKDCVALVNVMGLIFQICDDYLNLANTTYTKNKGMCEDLTEGKFSFPIIHSIRSNPSNHQLLAILKQKTQDEEVKRYAVQYMHSTGSFEHTRQVVRDLHERALALIEVIDSTPKVNGAGDGEMIRAVLNKIVTTTLSPADDEIHATK; encoded by the exons ATGAGCTTCTCAAATCAACCTCAGAGCTCCACTCCGTCACAGGAAGCCTCCACGGACGCCGCAAATGGGTCCTTGAACGCGTTCTCCGAAGAGCCGTCCGCGCTCGAGATGCCAACCAAGCCTCAACATCGCCGCAACAGATCCAGTGTCGACGGTACCAAGTACAAGGATGGCACCTGGTCGGCCAAAAATGAGAAGATCCTCATGGGCCCCTATGACTATATGCATGGACATCCCGGCAAAGATGTTCGTCGCCAGCTGATCCAGGCTTTCAACTCGTGGCTACAGGTCCCTGAAGAAAGCCTAGCGGTGATTGACAAGGTGGTGAGAATGTTGCACACGGCTTCGCTCTT GATTGACGACGTCGAGGACTCGTCTGTTCTGCGTCGCGGTATCCCCGTGGCGCACAACATCTTCGGCACTGCGCAGACGATCAACTCGGCCAACTATGTCTACTTCCTGGCCTTGCAAGAGGTGCAACAGCTGCGCAGTCCTGCTGCCATCGACATCTACGTGAAAGAGCTGTTGAATCTGCACCGCGGCCAAGGGATGGATCTTTTCTGGCGCGACACGCTTACCTGCCCCACCGAGGACGAGTACCTGGAGATGGTCGGGAACAAGACCGGTGGTCTTTTCCGACTGGCGGTCAAGCTCATGCAGGCGGAGAGCTCGACCGGCAAAGACTGTGTGGCTCTGGTGAATGTCATGGGATTGATTTTCCAGATCTGCGATGATTACTTGAACCTGGCAAACACCACCTACACCAAGAATAAGGGTATGTGCGAGGATCTGACCGAGGGCAAATTCTCCTTTCCCATCATTCACAGCATTCGCTCCAACCCGTCCAACCACCAGTTGTTGGCCATTTTGAAACAAAAGACCCAAGATGAGGAGGTCAAGCGTTATGCCGTCCAATACATGCACAGCACAGGCAGTTTCGAGCATACCCGCCAAGTGGTGCGGGATCTGCATGAGCGGGCGTTGGCCCTCATCGAAGTGATTGACTCGACTCCCAAGGTCAACGGTGCCGGTGATGGAGAGATGATTCGGGCGGTGTTGAACAAGATTGTTACCACGACACTATCTCCGGCCGATGATGAGATCCACGCGACCAAATAG
- a CDS encoding putative methyltransferase has product MQTIQELLARDEGSTSDSSTAVQYISTVEAYDKWAEVYDTDGNFLQRLDTIEISRILPRFVECVYDRFRHQLSQSERMIFLDLGCGTGRNTIQLMRTLGARGSQDSLTRIDHSSGPEAQVIGLDASPGMLEVAKSNIKKVTVEDTTLRDIPAVILETVDLLQPATVPKHLPPALQEVGAAGVISTLVLEHVPLKDFFKATSATMRPGGYLLITNMHADMGLRSQAGFTDPKTGVKIRPTSYCHSIDDVLTAAAVAGFQVEKMFDWDPLNGVLERSVDGNLVDKLGMRAKKWLGTTVWFGVCFSKRTSER; this is encoded by the exons ATGCAGACTATTCAGGAGTTGCTCGCTAGAGACGAGGGCTCTACTTCTGATTCCTCGACCGCCGTGCAGTATATTAGTACGGTTGAGGCGTACGACAAGTGGGCTGAG GTCTACGACACAGACGGCAACTTTCTCCAGCGACTCGATACGATCGAAATTAGCCGGATATTACCTCGATTCGTGGAATGCGTCTACGATCGATTCCGTCACCAGCTTTCTCAATCCGAAcgcatgatcttcttggatCTGGGATGTGGCACTGGCCGAAACACAATTCAATTGATGAGAACCCTTGGTGCAAGAGGTAGTCAAGACAGCCTCACAAGGATCGATCACTCTTCAGGACCAGAGGCGCAGGTCATCGGCCTAGATGCTTCCCCCGGGATGCTGGAGGTCGCCAAGTCCAATATTAAAAAGGTCACTGTTGAAGATACAACTCTGAGAGATATCCCAGCTGTGATCCTCGAGACGGTTGATCTCCTCCAACCCGCTACCGTCCCGAAACACCTACCCCCTGCGTTGCAAGAAGTCGGTGCCGCCGGGGTGATATCGACGCTTGTTCTGGAGCACGTTCCCTTGAAGGATTTCTTCAAAGCGACCTCCGCGACAATGCGCCCTGGTGGGTATCTGCTGATTACCAACATGCATGCCGATATGGGTCTGCGCAGCCAAGCTGGATTTACAGATCCCAAGACGGGGGTCAAGATCCGACCGACCAGTTACTGTCACTCCATCGATGACGTCTTGACAGCTGCCGCAGTGGCTGGGTTTCAAGTGGAGAAGATGTTTGATTGGGATCCCCTCAACGGGGTCTTGGAACGGAGTGTGGACGGAAATTTGGTCGACAAGCTAGGGATGAGAGCGAAGAAGTGGCTTGGAACCACAGTGTGGTTTGGGGTATGTTTTAGCAAGAGAACATCAGAGAGGTAG